Below is a genomic region from Zea mays cultivar B73 chromosome 9, Zm-B73-REFERENCE-NAM-5.0, whole genome shotgun sequence.
GCGGGCGCTCATCCATAGGCGTACAGCGTACTGATGCAGCATCCATGGACGTCCTGACCACGCCATCAATCAAGCAAAAATGAAACCAGCAACGGTAGCAAAGTGGCAATGGTTTCACTTCCAGTCCAATCAATTCCTTCGTTTGACGTTCTATCCCTGACTCAGGTAGTCAGGTGTAGTGCTGCTGCGGCCACAGTGCTCGGCGCTCGCTCGTGCTGCCTGCTGGTGCTCTGTGCTCGAGTGCTCGACGGCCGCTGCCCGCTGCGCTGGGAGCTTGCGACGAGCCAACGGGTCACCGGTCGACGGCCACCCGCGCGCCACCGCGCCAGACTGGGCGCGCCCTCCTCGCCGTGGGTCCTCCACTCCGGgatccggcggcggcggcggcctcccTGCGGCCCTGCCTGCGCCGTGCAGTGCCgcccctcgccggcggtcggcTCAACTCCCTGTCCACCACAGTGCCGAGCCGGCATCCACCTCCTGCTTCCACCGCCAGTTTGCCACAGTGCCGCGCCGGCCTCCCGTCCCTGGTCGAAGGCCGCCACCGCCACCTACTGAATTGTGATAATGTGAGTGATTCTCCTCTCCCCAATGGCCCAATTCCTCCCCTTTTCGGGAAAAATTTCTGTCTCATGCAAACACTTTTTTTATAGTCTATCACATCCACCACTTCCGAACAAAAAATAGATTAAAATTTACAGCTTAACTCTTCGATAATTTATTTTTTTCTATTTATATGGACCACTGTATATGATAGGCTGTCAAAGAGATTCTTTGCATCCCATACAAAGAAATTTTCCCCTTTTCGCTATCTATCCATTGGATTGTTGAATGTTGTATTGTTAATTTTAAAGATCTTAGAGAGTTTAAGTGATCATTAATTTGTATAGTGGCTCGGGGCGTCACTTTCACCTTGCATCCCATGCAAAGAATTTTTTCCCCTTTTCGCTATCTATCCATTGGATTGTTGAATGTTGTAATGTTAATTTTAAAGATCTTAGAGAGTTAAAGTGATCATTAATTTGTATAGTGACCCGGTGCGTCACTTTCACCTTGCATCCCATGCAAAGATATTTCCCCCTTTTCGCTATCTATCCATTGGATTGTTGAATGTTGTATTGTTAATTTTAAAGGTCTTAGAGAGTTAAAGTGGTCATTAATTTGTATAGTGGCTCGAGGCGTCACTTTCACCTACCTCCGGCACCGTGGGAGTTTTTTTTCTATTATAAACTCCATTTCAAGCTGAAATTCGATAAAAGTCCTTTATACCGCGTCATACCATTATAATAGAATTACTAGCCAACTTAAATCAATTGTGTTTTATTTTATTTCTCTTGTCACATGAATAGATATTTTTGCCCTTGCTCTGTTTAAGAACGCATTATAAAACGCTACCTACTTTAATCGGAAATGTTTTCTATTGTTCCTGCAATTTTGTCTCTATTATTACAATTGCAGTCCGAACAGCTGACTTTAATCTGAAACGAACAATATAATGATTTTAACTATTTTAACTGAAACGTCTACCTGCTAATCTGCATTATATGCAGTTATGTTTCTTTCATCTATAATGAATAAATCTGTGTAGCAAAGCTAGAATATGTTTACTGTAATATATCTGTGTGTAACAAAGCTAGAATATGTTTACTGTACTATATGGCATCTTGCTGCTGTCTGGATGACCACCGGCCTGCTGCCAGACTGGTCTTTATATCAGACTAGAGCTGGAGTAGAGCCCATGCCTTCGAGTGATTACGCTAATGAATCCATCATGTTGCTTGGCTTAATTAAGCTGGTAATAATTGCCTTCGAGTGATTACACTATAACAAGTCCTGATCGTCTGAGCTTTTTATGACGCTCTTGTTGCAGCTGGAGGCTATTCTTCAGAAGCCTGGTGTAGAAATGTTACAGGAATAGCAAAAAAACTGACATTTTTAGATTAAGAAACACTAGAACATTTTGTCAGACTTGATTTCTCACACAGAAATAGTAATTTTATTTGATGTTTAATCTATTCTTGCATGTTTGGGAGTTGGGACATTCCAAACAGAGCCCTCGATGGAgtgagggcctgtttggttcacgaCTAACTATGCCACACTTTGCATAAGGTTAGTCGTCTGAATTGAAGAACTaatcttaggcagaaaagttaggcaaagtgtggcaagttaggtagtaaaccaaacaggccctgAGTCTTCAGTTACTGTTTGGGACATTCCAAAATGCTCAGGCCAACTCTCTCAAAACAGAGCCCTCGATAGTATGTGTTCTCAAACAGAGCATGGGCAAAAATATCCGTTTGTATGACAGGAGAAATAAAAGAAAACGAAATTGATTTAAGTTGGCTAATAATTCTATTCTAACGGTATGACGCGGTAAAAAAAAGACTATTTTATCAAATCTCAAATTGTATCGACTATTATGTCGAAGCAGCTTGAAATGGAGTTTATAATAGAAAAAAACTGCCACTGCTCAGGTCTTCTAATGCATCCTTCCTCGGCCTCCTGCCACGCTACAGGAACGTGACGGCGGCGAGGCAGCGGAGGCTGCCCCCGCTCGGGCCACGGCGGCCACTCCCGCCGCCGCGCCTCCTCGCCGCTGTCATCGCCTTCGCCTTCGCGCTCCTCTTCCTGCTCCTCGTGCTTCTCTCCAGCTCCTCCCCTCACTCGCCGCCGCCATCCCACCACGCCGTCGTCGCAAGATCATCCTCGTCCTCGGCACCGCCGTGGCCTCGCTGCAGCAGCGCGGCGGCGAGCCTCGGGGAGCTCGGCGACGCGATGGTGTCCATGCTGCCCAAGGACCTCCCGTTCACCGTCTTCGTGCCCTCAGTGGACTCTTTCACCCGCGTCCTTAGGCTGCAGGGGTCCAAGTCCAACGCCAGCACTGGAGATCAGGAAGCGGCCACCGACACCGACACCAACACCTACGCCATCCTATCCCGCGTGCTCGGCTTCTCCGCGGTCCCTCGCCGCCTGCTCGCCGCGGACGTGCCGGtgccgccgcgcggggccggggcgGTGCGCCTCCTGGACTCCGTGTCCGGGCTGAGGCTGTACGCCTCCAGGGACGCGCGCGGGGCGCTCGTCGTGAACGGCGTGCGGTCGGAGTGCGTCGATATTATCAGGGGCGAGACCGTGGTGCATGTCCTGGCGGGTGTCCTCATGGACGCCGAATTTGAGCGTTCGTTCGGTGGAATTTGACGGCCGATCATCAAGTCATCAACCCTTTGAGTTTGACGTGGCTCATTTCTTTATTCTGGAGAGGATTTGCAAGACAATGCATTTGGAAAATTTTAAATTGCGGCGAAAACAAGTTGCGACTTGCCTCGGATGAGGTTAGATGGATCTTGAATAAAAGGTTATCACTTATCAGCAGTCAGCACCACATATGAAAAAAGAGAAAACTTTACGTATAAAGAATAACTACGGAAAAGTTTTCAAGCATTTCATTGGATAAAAAAGAGTAAATTACATTCATCGTATAACAAACAACATGATAGACAGATTAGCCCAACAACTTATAAACCGTTAAAATAGATACAATACCATAGTAAATTGATACCCATATATGGCACAAACTCTACTGCTGTGATAAATATGTACTCTATTCCAATCATATCAAAGATGGGGCTCTCATACTAGGATGATCATATCTTTAAAACATAAATTTATTTTACTACTATTAGTTTATAAACTTGTACGACTGGAACTATGGTGTTTCTCCGACCTCTAATTTTGCAGTAACTGCTCTGTTCTTGATAGCATTACGATCGTACAAGATTGTGTCGTCAATGAAAGGTGATTGGCAATTTGTTACGTGATATTGGAGTGATAGTATAGGGTATGATAATTGATCGATCATGCATGTCCATGGTTTGTTGTGTGAATATTGCTACTCGTTTCAGGCAAAGTGCTTACACTTGACGAAACAATTCATCTCAACATGGAAATAGAGCAATGACCTGTACATATCATATCCAGTAGGGTAATCCTACTACAGAGCACACACACATCTACTATTGCTATTGGTGTAAATTTGACACTATCCTTGCGGATATCCACGCAGCAGGTACGGTGCTTTCCCGTTATTTCAGATTCTGACTACCTTTGGTACGTATATTATCAGCAGTGCCCCGTCCTCCATTTCATATATGGTTCCCACCTTCACATACTTTTGCTGGTGAACTTGTAACTAACATCGTCAGTCAGTACCAATGGCGAAATATAAGTGCATAGATCGGGGCTAAACGAAAGAGGAGGGGGGTGTTAATAATCTGGAGATTGCGAAAGAAGTGCATAACTCCATTGCCAAATCAGGTAATGGCCAAAATTTGGTCAGATTGTGGCTAAGCCaaaaaaaaaaattaaaaaaagaCAGACTGGTGGTGCCGGGGTGAGACAGGTCTGCTGCACATAAGTCGAGGCAAAAATTCTACATCTGAACAAATCTGCACCTTAGCAAAGACTCTGAATAGGTGAATGACCTGCTGGAAGGCTAGCGGTGAACTGGCGATGAAGGTAAAAGCCTGGTTTGCAACTCATATTGCGTGCGGATTGGCTCATGCATGAGctgtttttttcttcttttccctactGAAACAAGCAGATGAAATCAGTATTTGTAGTTACATTAGAGCCGACGGAAACCAGCTGAGCCGTGCTAAACGAGGTTGAATTCCGAGGTCAAGGATTAGACACTAGAGGGCCACGGCCACCTGAATTTTGCCATCCTCTAGCAGAAAATAGACGACGTACGGTGTTCGGCTGCGTTTGAGTAGTATTTACCAGCATCACGATCGTTCAACATACATGACGACCATACACAAATGCCAATTAATTCCACGCACATGCATGGTGTGTGCCTGCATAGTATTCGCACATGAAGGGTTTGCAAATTGCAAGCGGCCCGGCCGGGGGTGTTCTATTCTATTATTCCTCTGTTGAGCTCCAGGGCGGCTCAATGATTTGGGTTACCCATGCCCGGGGATTGGAAGGCAAGGATAAGGCGATGGCACCTGGCACAGGTACGTACGGCTCCCCGAAGGCGCTCTGAGACTGAGTTTGTTTGTCCCTATCACGCCATGCATGTGGCTACTAGCTAGCTATAGCTGACAAGCCCCAGCATCCAAAATCTTCTCTGCAGGTTGGGTGTGACTAGTGTGCTGTTGGCCTCCGTCGATCGACGCTTTTTGTTTGCACACCTTTGGTCTGTCTCTCGTGCGCAATAATGATGCGTCGTCCCGGCCCCCTGTGTGCCGTCGTGAGCCCGTACGTGTGGCAACACGATCCGTCCCCATCGTTCCTTCTGCAGGGTATACGGTACGTGTTTTGTAGCTAGGGCAAGTGTGCAACTTGCTGATCGATCGACGATCGATTGAGCGAGGCCGAGACTGTTAACGGCATTGATTATATACCACATGGCCATATGCTGGTCTCCATCGCTCGCTCGTACGACGCCGATCGATCGATCGAGGTGGGAATGGGATGCGGCAATGCCATGGTGGTCGAACTGCACtgtgtgcatgcatgcatgcgagGCTGACACTTGCATGCGTTGCTATCGCGcccctatagatggccaaaaagcacgaggcccgtgagcccggcacgaagcccgctttttgggtccggtccgagcccggcacggtagaataagcgggcgggcttggacaggaaactaggcacggcgggctagcccggcacggcccgtttacctttAAGCCTGTTAAGccctttttttacactaaaatgtGCTTACCGGCTCgtttagcccgcttttcggcccgtttttttcgtgctaaacgggctgGCCCGGCCCGTTTTGGTCCGCTGCGGGCCGAGCTTGGACAGAAAATTAAGTCCGCTGGCTCAGCAGGCTCGGCCCGGTTttttggccgggcttcaccgggcccgggccgggccgggcggcccgtttggccatctctacgcGCCCCCGTCGTTTTCGTGTGGAGTACGTATGTATGATCGACATCGGTCGCGCACGCACACGTCTCTCTCTCGATCCGGTTCTAGAGTCGCCGATCGATCAAAATCGGCAGTGTGTGTGTGCGTGCATGCAATCATGCatgcagctagctagctagcgcgGCACATCGTCATCGATCATACGCGTGGGTACATCACATCGTCGAGATGGAATTGAACAAACCACCCAGGTATTTATTAGGTGCATGCCGTTCCTATCCACAGACCACAGGAAACACAGTACGACGTCTAcgtgtacgtacgtacgtacgtaccgtCGCGGTTGTGTGTCTGTCTGTCTCGCTCTGTCCTTCACTCCTCTACATGCGGCCGGCCCCATCTACCAGGCAGTGGAAGGTATCCATGCATGCAAATATGGGACGACGACGGCTACTACTACAACAACAACGCTTGGTTGCTTTCCACAGGCAAAGAGGCGATCGACAGCGGCGCGCGTCGGGCGGGCGCTGGGCGCATTCCCTTGTCGCCGGGGCAGCGGAGGCGGGGTCGACCTCGCGTTCCGTTGCGTTTGTACGCCACCCGCCACCGTCTTATTCCCCCGGCCCGGCCGGATCAGCTAGCATcccacatgcatgcatgcatgcggatGCGCGCGCGCGGTGCTCTGCTACcactatagatggccaaaaagcacgagtcccgtgagcccggcacgaagcccgctttttgggcccggtccgagcccggcatggtagaataagcgggcgggcttggacaggaaactaggcacggcgggctagcccggcacggcccgtttacctctaagcccgttaagcccgttttttttacactaaaacgtgcttaacggcccgtttagcccgcttTTTGGCCCGTTTTTttgtgctaaacgggccggcccggcccgtttaggcccgctgcgggccgggcttggacagaaacttaagcccgctggctcagcaggcccggcccgattttggccgggcttcaccgggcccgggccgggccgggccgggccggcccgtttggccatctctagctACCACACACAAGCATGCACGGACCAGAGCACAGGTGCATGGATGTGGTGTCTTCTCCATCGACCGAGCTATAGCCCATCTCCTGAGCTAGCAGAGCCTTTTCGATCCGATCGTCattaggggtggatatcgagtcAGCTCGGCTTGTTATGGCTCGACTCGTTATGACTCGTTATCGTAacgagtcagctcggctcggcttgtTATACTAACGAGCTAAACATCTGGCTCGGCTTGGCTCGTTAGAAAGCTCGAGTCAGCTCGTTAAGCTCGCAAGCTACACAACTAAATACAAAGATATatgtatataaatatatataaccgaAAAATTATATTTTAAGTGTTTAACACTACAAACCCAAAacttttataatattattatcaTATCATCGTCCTAGCTTCTAACTTTTAATATTAAATTAAATAACCAAATATGTATTAATGTACATATTTACAAACCCTTATTATAATAAGATAGCAACAAGCATCATTATAAAACAATTCATCATTCATTCCACAAACATGTAACATTTCATTGCACAACACTAACATCATATGTTGCTAGAAACAAACTTCGCAAAACCATAACCAATAATCGAATATTAAATATACAATGCAGGTATGTAGCCATACAATAATGCAAATATTTAAGCACATGACACGTCCACACATGTCCATATCACAGATCATAACTACGAGAAAACAAGACTATGAGAGATGAGACGACACTAATGACTAGACAAAATTGTGTTGTGGCTTGGCTCGTTTGGCTTGCGAGCTAGCTCACGAGCTAACCCGAGCTGGCTCATTAGAGAACCGAGCTAAAATGCTAGCTTGGCTCGCTATAAAATTAAAACGAGTCGAGTCAAGCCGAGCTactaacgagccgagtcgagcgagttatcgagccacgagtatttccTCCAGCCCTAATCGTCATCAATCGTGTGTGCATGAAGTGATGGGTTTTTACGCGCGACGTCCGCCGACACTGCAGGTACAGGTACAGCATGCTGATAGTAAGGCCAGCAGCGCTGCCAATTGATGCAAATGACAAACGGTAACGTACGCAAGCCTGCTCTTTTGCATGGATCCAGCTATATCCAGGTAAAACCCTCCATCCGTCACCCACAGCCCACAAAAGTTCGCTAATTTCCACCGGCTTCTAGTGACCTACGAAAAATCGGTAGCTTTTTTTGAACCATGTCGATATAAACTAGCTAATTTCCATGAGCCATACGAGGTCGACGAAAATTACCTAATTGTCGTGTTTAATGTGCAAGACCAAGTGCCGACAAAAAATAAGATGATGTTTAATGATATTAAGTATTTTTCGTAGTCTAAACCTGGCCTAATTTTGTGGGCATTTGGTCAATAGAAAAATAGATAGATTTTTTGAAGTAAAAAAAATAGATAGATTAATATTGTGATCAGTCCTTAAGGCATCAATGAAAATAATAGTATAGATGAACCAAAAGTTAAAGTAGTGCAAACAAATTATTGATAAAGCCATATCGTCAATAATAATCGCTAAAATCGATCGGAATTCAATTATTTGCTATCAAATAATCTACAGGTTGCAATAGGGTGCAATGACTGGATAGGAGTGTGCATGCGTAGCTATCGTCCCAGCTGTTTGTCTTGACAGATGAACATATACATTCTTCTAGTCAGTCGTACCTACCGACAGACGACAGCTAGCAGGTGCATGATTCCCGATCGTCGATCGCTACCCGCAACTGCAAGACCAATCTGCGTCCACAGCGTGCATGCATGACTAGTCAAAGGGTCCCCAAGCACTACTGCGAAAAACAATTGGATCTTGTTCCGTTAATCCGATTACCCATGTATTGGATgtgattggaaaaaattaagatGTCGTTCGGTTGTttaggtgtcggggaccataattaggggtaccctcaagactcctaattctcagctggtaacccccatcagcacaaagctgcaaaggcctgatggatgcgactaagtcagggatcagtccattcgagggacaagATCACgcatcgcccgagcctagcctcggacaagggcagccgaccccggaggatttccgtctcgcccgaggccccccttcagcggcgaacatattaccggctcgcccgaggccctgccttcgctaagaagcaaccctgaccaaatcgccgcaccgaccgaccaagtcgcaggagcatttaatgcaaaggtggcctgacacccttatcctgacgcgcgcgccccagccggcagagccgaagtgaccgccgtcacttcgccgctccactgatcggcctgacagaaggacagcgccgcctgcgccactccgactgcggtgccacttgacagagtgagactgacaggcagtcagacccGGCCGAAGgctccataggaagctccgcctcgcccgaccccagggctcggactcgggctaagtctcggaagacgacgaactccgcccgacccagggctcggactcgggctaagtcccggaagacggcgaactccgcccgacccagggctcggactcgggctaagtcccggaagacggcgaactccgccccgcctgacccagggctcggactcgggctaagtcccggaagacgacgaactccgcccgacccagggctcggactcgggctaagtctcggaagacggcgaactccgcccgactcagggctcggactcgggctaagtcccagaagacggcgaactacgctccgcccgagccagggctcggactcgggctaagtcccagaagacaacgatctccgcctcgcccgacccagggctcggacttgggctcggccccagaagacgacgatctccgcctcgcccgacccagggctcggacttgggctcggccccagaagacgatgaactccgcttcgcccgaccccggggctcggactccccccggcaccagccggcaatctacacctcgcccgacccggggggatcggactcgacctcggcttcggaggagcttccacatcgcccaacctagggcgcagaccagccatgtcaacaggaggcgccatcatcaccctaccccgagctgactcgggccgcagggaacaagaccggcgtcccatctggctcgctccgccagataggcaatgatggcgccccgcatgctctgtgacgacggcggctctcagcccccttacggaagcaagaggacatcagcaaggactcaaccgctccgacagctgtccctccgccaagctccatcgctcctccgacggccacgacatcacaccagctgggtgccaagatttctccggctgccacaacggcatgtacctagggcgctagctctcctccgctagacacgtagcactctgctacaccccccattgtacacctggatcctctccttgcgcctataaaagggaggaccagggccctcttagagaaggttggccgcgcggggacgaggacgagaacaggcgctcaccggaggccgctcgctccctctcccgcgtggacgcttgtaaccccctactgcaagcgcacccgacctgggcgcgggacgaacacgaaggccgcgggattcccacctctctcacgctggtctccggccgcctcgctctccccccttcgcgctcgccctcgcgctcgacccatctgggttggggcacgcggcgacattcactcgtcggctcagggaccccctcggtctcggaacgccgacagttggcacgccaggtaggggcctgttgcgtgttgacgaacagcttcccgtcgagctccagatgggcagtctccagcaacctctccaacccgggacggtgctccgtttcgggagccttgagttcatgtccctcgacggtagctacgacatgatactccttccaccgccgtgcgacaacgacagtggcggccgacaacccgcccgccggcggcggaatcggcgacgtcttccccgcatggtggaagaacaaccttcgagctcaccctgtcctctcccccgccgacggaggaggaggcggggcaaccaaggccaagcaggagacagcgcctcgtcggctgtcgagcgagtcgatggccccagcgccccaacggggggcgcaccgggcgtcgacctcgcgtttgagacgaaggcgagcgccgtctccccgcgacacgccaaacccgagcaagcggacgacgccagcacgctcgcgaaaagcttgctggatgtcaccctcgtacctgagacgacggcgcagtcagtccccgacgtgacctcatcgccgcccgtcgaccaaaaggtaccgaccgattcccatcccacgtctttcggatccagcctcaacccgcctagcgacttcgctttggcaggcgctctcgtagaggcaagtgCAAACCCtctgggtttcgtatgcggtcaccttgggaccggctaacggacgtctcgacctacgggccctctgggtccgaggaagacgacgagcccagcatctgttgggatttctctggacttggcaaccccagcgctatgcgggacttcatggccgcatgcgactactgcctttccggctgttccgacggtagccgtagcctcggcgacgaggactgcggcccaagccgcgaatgcttccacgtcgatctagggggtccccccaaaggcaaccatctcggcatgccggaggacggtgacctccctaggccggtgcctcgcgttgacatcccacgggagctagctgtggtccccgttcaggcggggggccatgacccacagctcaagcaaatccgcggggtgcaggccaggctcgacgagggagcaggagcgcttgagccgatccgtcgggacgtcgggcaggcatgggtgggccaacctccggccggagaaatacgtcatctacccagggcttccagcaccgcatcaccgacgacgtcagggtcaggccaccacccgcatccagtggggtcggccagaacctggcggcagcagcaatgcttcttcgcgcgatgccggagccatcaaccaccgaggggtggcgaatccagggagagctcaagaatctcctggaaggcgccgcggtccgatgggccgagagctctgcctcccgaaggcaggggtacccctcggaacctcatgccgcgacttcccgattcatgcgggaagcctcggtctacaccgggcgcacgcgcaacaccgcgcctgcggcccaggtcgcctcggcaacgagcaccatcaccgcgaccgtcgggcccacctcgatgagagggtgcgccgaggctaccaccccaggcgtgggggacgctacgacagcgaggaggatcggagtccct
It encodes:
- the LOC100274822 gene encoding uncharacterized protein LOC100274822; the encoded protein is MNVTAARQRRLPPLGPRRPLPPPRLLAAVIAFAFALLFLLLVLLSSSSPHSPPPSHHAVVARSSSSSAPPWPRCSSAAASLGELGDAMVSMLPKDLPFTVFVPSVDSFTRVLRLQGSKSNASTGDQEAATDTDTNTYAILSRVLGFSAVPRRLLAADVPVPPRGAGAVRLLDSVSGLRLYASRDARGALVVNGVRSECVDIIRGETVVHVLAGVLMDAEFERSFGGI